DNA sequence from the Heptranchias perlo isolate sHepPer1 unplaced genomic scaffold, sHepPer1.hap1 HAP1_SCAFFOLD_63, whole genome shotgun sequence genome:
ctgcagtgtcagccgggattatatgttcaagtatctggaattagacttcaatgcacagacttctatctcacaggtgagactgctcccactgagccacgtctgacacgtgaaaggaggaatggagatggagcggcttagggagggcattcaggagcgtggatatggctgaaggcaccgcTGTCAGAagtaggacaaatggactgcagatgcacaagcggccagaggtggaggagcggaatgtttgggaggggcttccggaactggtagtttatagagatagggaggggtgaggccctgatggattcaagtgtgagaaagaataaaaataaactaaaggctgaggagattggaatccaaagtgactcaccaatcaaaaaactaggggtgaggatggaatccctggcaagtatgtggagattgtggggccaaagatcatgacttcccaatttttaactggaggaactggaggctcatctaaaacagaatgtgggtctggcAACACAaatatattggaagggtcaagagaggcggtggttttgtcagcgtccatctgaaagctggtccatgtctgcggactgtgtcaccaaagggcagcatggagatgaggaagaggagggagccaaggattgaaccgttagaaacatcagagataacggtgatagggtgggaagagaagcttcttctggctctgatcagataggtgagtggaaccaagtgaggtgagtcccagcaaaagaggccagtttccgatgaatgagatgctgacgggtgggttgtctgtcggtatggaaatggggagggatttaaacccaaggatgagaattttaaatttaatgaatatgcaactgggagccagtgagggtcagtgaggccgagcaggacctggtgctggttggacacggacaagagttttggacgagctcacgtttaaagAAGGTGGAGGTTGaatggccggtcaggagtgcattggaggaattgagtctggaggggacagaggcattgatgagggtttcaatggcaaagggctgaggaaggaatggaggcgggtgagggaattacggggcctttgtgatggaggtcaaaaagGGTCATgggctcagctcggtgttacacgggaccaattttactggaaccgttaaccaatgtagaataaacgggtaaacatctgcagtaaaatagcggagagaggaatgtcaatatgacatgttcagtgtccgtcccctaatatcacccagtcatttctaggctgcaatcctcaacctgccctttaactgtcctcgtgtcagagactcgcaattcatattttaactgggaaactgcaggaacagagtgaaacgggtctgcttgtgtccctggattcagtgcacactgcggagacatctgtctaaattataaatgaatcaccaggagtgaacatggtcaatatagttatataaaagctgtaaatgaagccgtttattattgttggatcagtcctgtatgagatcagatttaaactttattcctgagagagatctgactaagtaatatcgtggactttgagatgtttgtgttttattcaccacattatttacagcggagtcaaagctgctaatgtaatgtgtttgttaaactgactgtaactaacagcaatgatcaggagtataaccgtgtcagtggagacttatcccctgtataaatcagggcttgttggaatggatcagctcagagtgcctgctggagctgtggtttccagggtaacagaagtcagtgcttctcacagaaatgggatatccagtaatctatcagatacaacgtatttattatcctgttcttgcagccattggagttccaggtaagccgttatctcatctgttaatggtgtaaatcggtgttaaatctgctgctgtacttggaaaattgttttttgtccctacatattttacacagtcacttgttctgttctattggttgaatgatggaatgtgttaagtctctgctctttcggtattgaggcgctgcattatatctgtcatgaatttgtctatccaaccctggcattgttactggattattctctgtactgaatgtactgggctaagagttggtatcagaccatcaggagctgataacagtttcttgttgtggaactaacctgtcctggaatatgttttcatcaatgtgttttcagtgattgataatgagacagctcacggtctcagtgttacaaggaggcagcggaatgtcctccctcccaaataacatgcttcagtttaactgggatttcaatgtatttattggttatcactgttatgaaatattatttcattatgtgtgtatctgacgccgcttcagatgtctggttactgaactgagttttctgctgactctttcacatctccttctctgcttcactgtggatgaattcactgactgtcactggacttcactgtaaaatgaaatgttttaatgttttgtggtctcaatttgcactgtccctgttggaatcagcagcccttctatgtacctgtaggtgataagtatgatgttggagttttgtaaattgaacaatcccgccatccatccccataccctataattactggagaaggaatctcaattattgtgagttctgcctgggagagggattcgattctgtttattccatgatttgtggatgaagagaacagtgcaggtgaacaggtggagaattggatgatctgtagaaacattaaactatcccacagaggcttcactatttaacaaactaacactgagaataggatcggtggaacacggggctggtgaacagaatgcaggcacaggatgataggatttaatcggatatgaaaatggacttgagaaagagagtgaagtgagtgatagagagggagactgagagcgaaagcgagaggctgtggtgtgaataattcatcagaatgaactgctgaaacttccagtacaattacacagagaaaaaatgacttgaatatgttattatgatgtggtcagtttgggtgagtttttattgtgggactcgctcctcatgtttatatccctgtcaggtcctcagtctgtttttgtgaatgttctttgttttccaacttaacactgaacataattaaaatttgctgaaaaaaatataatcagaaatgtcttgatcgtaatgaattgttcggatacagtacgttaaagttaggtgaattcaataaacaacgaggttgatttaattaatacttttaaatttaatttcaagtgaattacaaagtaaatttattgtacacattttataacgacacaggttccctgatatcaataaccacagaaatgaactattgaatgttatagttggattgtgttagtgggacctatagattcgATTTCGTCTGAcattctgctgcagtctctccccatgaatcccagcctctcctctcactgcattgaatcctctgtctcctcatccgttgcttcaatttgttcgctttcccaaaccatctgctcctgactcccgttcagctccgacatgtccttttccttgtctccctcccaatctcactcactggctcgggctccagctgcctttcccatttagtgccagcCGCTGTCGGCTCACTTAACCCAGAGCAAGAAACCAGATGTAcctacccctgtcccctcacattccccacccttccccctttTTCACATCAGTCTGgaacccaaatccggctttaatcagctggattcccggtgtgcaAAACCCCTTCTccattccccaccggcactgtgccctcacccagcccttccagtggatccggtgctcactttattcactttctgcatCCATCTCTTAATTCATTACTgaacattgtgtttaaaaacatccctTTGACCGAAatcgctgcccaggtcaatcaatcactttccaccgtttgatgcagcaacaaagctggaaatttcacctcagatcctctcaaactgctgctttcacTCCAGGTCAGAtcaataatttctctgcttccttttcactctcttacagttaacttggtggcgattgtgatcctgtcccgaggaaagtgcggtctctccaaatgtatcagtcactacctggtgggaatggcagtggccgatctcctggtcgttatcactgatccgatattgagtcAGATTACTTCGATTTATTTCACAAtgtcattcctggacatcactcccgtgtgtagttttattatagtCTTGAGTTTTGTAACCacgaatgtttctgtctggttcacggtcgctttcacctttgatcgatttgtggccatttgttgtgagaagctgaaaactaaatattgcaccgagagaacggcggctgtggttctgggaacagtgagtgtgctgggctgtttggtgaatgtcccctggtactttaccaatgaacctttatatataattgataatgctccctggttttgtgtgagtaaactgagcttccgtacttcccccgcatgggccgcatttgacatgtttcacctcattttaaccccttgtgtcccgttctgtctgattttgctgttcaatgttctgacagtcaggtgtattttagtgtccagtcgagtccgcaggggactccggggccgcagcaatgtagagaatcggagtgatccagagatggagaaccgaaagaaatccatcattttactcttcagtatctcgggtagttttatactgttgtggctgacatatgttgtatttttcatttatgtgcgaattgcagacattcggtcttaTTACTCCTTCACTGACCCTGGTTATATCTCAGAACAGATATCAAAGATGCTgcggcttctcagttcctgcacaaacacgtgtatttatgtcctgacccagactaaattcagagaggagctgaagaacgcggtgaaatacccactcaatctaattgttaaattagtgaaatcatagaaagaacagaagggtttcaagcactagaactaaatcccatttcatactccatcccctacacttcccgggggatggaaagtacattttatattagcagcacagagccctgaaatgatcttaaatctgattctgagattatattttattgataatctcacctattgaggcagggtttgctttgcagacaacacgTGAATTGTTGTTCAAAACGACGGCaccaaagagctcagctggactttaattaactgaccgcaagacaaaatgggcaaagctggaaatcaatgtcacttctgtggacctgatcaggatgtgtgtccttcacataaatggtgagagagatggagaggggaagggacagagggagagagagaggggagacagagagagggacagagagagagaggggagggggagaacgggagacagagagagagtgagaaagaaggagtgagggagcgagaaagagggagagaaagggagcggcaattagggagagacagagacagagagagggagacagagagaatgagagagggagagtcagagacaaagagagatttggagagagacagagaaagagagacagagaaagagagacaaaggggaagagagagggaaagggcgagagagggtgggagagagagagggagagaaagaaggagaggcagagagacagagagggagatatagagagagggaagccagggaaagagaatgacagagagagaaagtgacagagagagtggcacatagattgaccgagagagagacagagagagagaccaggagaaagacaaagagagaggcagggagagagagacacagagagaatgagagacagagagggcagagaaagggaaataaacagatagatagagaggcagagggagagagacgagagacagagagaaggacagacagagagagaacacaaggacaacataaatgtaccaattagaaaagtgcagaaataaagagaggcagagac
Encoded proteins:
- the LOC137317676 gene encoding probable G-protein coupled receptor 139, which produces QIQRIYYPVLAAIGVPVNLVAIVILSRGKCGLSKCISHYLVGMAVADLLVVITDPILSQITSIYFTMSFLDITPVCSFIIVLSFVTTNVSVWFTVAFTFDRFVAICCEKLKTKYCTERTAAVVLGTVSVLGCLVNVPWYFTNEPLYIIDNAPWFCVSKLSFRTSPAWAAFDMFHLILTPCVPFCLILLFNVLTVRCILVSSRVRRGLRGRSNVENRSDPEMENRKKSIILLFSISGSFILLWLTYVVFFIYVRIADIRSYYSFTDPGYISEQISKMLRLLSSCTNTCIYVLTQTKFREELKNAVKYPLNLIIKEKYEKCRIKPNPRSELHSD